A region from the Candidatus Electrothrix scaldis genome encodes:
- a CDS encoding L,D-transpeptidase family protein yields the protein MSLSKLFAVCVGIAVVVGISVSSVFAHIDEEAEVIVRSIPATDMTPLQRNLFWLLENKPSVKFSFIIQQQASKGLDELLFAFYQENNFFPYWVTEYGPTRNAHILLSVLRRVDEEGLELERYKITDLTALLVSRETADLAQLDLMLTLALYTYLGDMLEGAVASCMLDPGLFDAARSTAANRHAMLREAVGAHDFRLFLKNLSPRHYDYQSLKKTLAKYRRLAARGGWPEIPSGETLRPGMEDSRVSVLAERLFITGDLKDFSVIPAPPLLARPKSPPGPIRKMRDRGQQLSPRQALLPPSWWMFPLPLPVYHLQYSNALLKAVQHFQQRYSLEQDGVIGKKTLSALNLPVQDHINKLILNMERWRWLPHQLEGRRIIVNVAGFRLVGMHDRKVEISMPVIVGKVRNKTPIFSHIMTYIEVNPYWNIPPNIARNEIVPKVLENPLYLQEQRIRIFADWQEGAPEILPETIDWENIGRGINQFHLRQEPGPGNALGTMKFMFPNTKNIYLHDTPAHGLFRRARRAFSHGCIRVSRPLELASYILTHDYQMISRKQLEAQVASHERKIFVLNQPLPVHLIYRTARVDRNTGAAYFYDDIYGRDARLAAALFPLKKAKCRYTY from the coding sequence ATGTCCTTATCGAAGTTGTTCGCTGTCTGTGTAGGTATTGCTGTTGTCGTAGGCATCAGCGTATCTTCTGTTTTTGCGCATATTGATGAGGAAGCAGAGGTGATTGTTCGCAGTATTCCCGCAACCGACATGACACCCCTTCAGAGGAACCTGTTCTGGCTTCTTGAAAACAAACCCTCTGTTAAATTTTCCTTTATCATTCAGCAACAGGCTTCTAAGGGACTGGATGAACTGCTCTTCGCTTTTTATCAGGAGAATAATTTTTTTCCCTACTGGGTCACAGAATATGGGCCCACCCGAAATGCCCATATACTCCTCTCTGTGTTACGTCGGGTTGATGAGGAAGGCTTAGAGCTTGAACGGTATAAAATAACAGATCTCACAGCTCTATTGGTCAGTAGGGAGACAGCAGATCTTGCTCAGCTGGATCTCATGCTTACCTTGGCCCTCTATACCTATCTCGGAGATATGTTGGAAGGTGCTGTTGCCAGTTGCATGCTTGATCCTGGCCTCTTTGATGCTGCTCGTTCAACAGCTGCAAATCGTCATGCTATGCTCCGAGAGGCTGTGGGAGCTCATGATTTTCGTCTTTTTTTAAAAAACTTATCCCCTAGGCATTACGACTACCAGTCGTTAAAAAAAACACTGGCCAAATATAGAAGGCTGGCAGCACGAGGTGGGTGGCCTGAAATTCCATCAGGAGAGACTCTTCGGCCCGGCATGGAAGATTCGAGAGTGAGTGTCTTGGCAGAGCGCCTTTTTATTACTGGTGACCTGAAAGATTTTTCTGTTATTCCTGCTCCGCCCTTACTTGCGCGTCCGAAATCTCCACCTGGACCGATACGAAAGATGAGAGATAGAGGGCAACAGCTCTCCCCGCGACAGGCTTTGCTTCCGCCATCGTGGTGGATGTTTCCTCTTCCTTTGCCTGTCTACCATCTTCAATACAGCAATGCCCTGCTGAAGGCAGTTCAACATTTTCAACAACGCTACAGTCTGGAGCAGGATGGAGTTATCGGGAAAAAAACATTGAGTGCTCTGAACTTGCCTGTTCAGGACCATATCAATAAGCTTATTCTCAATATGGAGCGTTGGCGTTGGCTACCGCATCAACTTGAAGGAAGGCGCATTATCGTTAATGTGGCAGGGTTCCGCCTTGTGGGAATGCATGATCGTAAAGTTGAGATCAGTATGCCTGTGATTGTCGGCAAGGTACGCAATAAGACGCCGATTTTTAGTCATATCATGACGTACATTGAGGTTAACCCGTATTGGAATATCCCGCCAAACATTGCCCGTAATGAGATCGTACCCAAAGTCTTGGAAAATCCTCTCTACTTGCAGGAGCAGCGTATTCGTATCTTTGCCGATTGGCAGGAGGGAGCACCTGAAATTTTGCCGGAAACTATAGACTGGGAAAATATAGGGAGAGGTATTAATCAATTTCATCTCCGTCAGGAGCCAGGGCCTGGAAATGCCCTGGGAACTATGAAGTTTATGTTTCCCAATACAAAAAATATCTATCTCCATGATACGCCAGCTCATGGCTTGTTCAGGAGAGCCAGGCGGGCCTTCAGCCACGGCTGTATTCGAGTCAGTCGCCCTCTGGAGTTGGCCAGCTATATTCTGACCCATGATTACCAGATGATTTCCCGTAAGCAGCTGGAAGCGCAGGTTGCCAGTCATGAACGAAAGATTTTTGTATTGAATCAACCTCTCCCGGTGCATCTTATTTATCGAACAGCCCGAGTGGATCGCAACACAGGAGCTGCTTATTTTTATGATGATATCTATGGGCGTGATGCCCGACTGGCAGCAGCCTTGTTTCCTCTGAAAAAGGCCAAATGCAGATATACTTATTAA
- the ahcY gene encoding adenosylhomocysteinase, which yields MNDYKVADMGLAEWGRKEIAIAETEMPGLMALRAEYGKDKPLQGARIAGCLHMTIQTAVLMETLVELGAELRWSSCNIFSTQDQAAAAMAAAGIPTFAWKGETEEEFWWCIEQTIFGPDDWKPNMILDDGGDLTQIMHEKYPEMMKDIRGISEETTTGVHRLNEMAKKGILLAPAINVNDSVTKSKFDNLYGCRESLIDGVKRATDVMIAGKVGVVVGYGDVGKGCAQALRGMGAIVYVTEIDPICALQAAMEGFKVVTMEEAAAVGDIFVTCTGNLGVITRAHMDQMKNEAIVCNIGHFDSEIDIAGLKDLEWENIKPQVDHVIWPDGKRIIVLAEGRLVNLGCATGHPSFVMSNSFTNQVLAQIELWNNYALYEKQVYFLPKKLDEMVARLHLEKIGAHLTVLSKEQADYIGVDVEGPYKPEYYRY from the coding sequence ATGAATGATTATAAAGTGGCGGATATGGGCCTTGCCGAATGGGGACGCAAGGAAATCGCTATTGCTGAAACTGAGATGCCTGGCCTGATGGCCTTGCGTGCCGAGTATGGTAAAGATAAGCCCTTGCAGGGTGCCCGTATTGCGGGTTGCCTTCATATGACGATCCAGACAGCTGTTCTGATGGAAACCCTGGTTGAGCTGGGTGCAGAGCTGCGTTGGTCTTCCTGTAATATTTTTTCCACCCAGGATCAGGCTGCGGCTGCGATGGCTGCTGCGGGAATTCCTACTTTTGCCTGGAAGGGTGAGACTGAGGAGGAATTCTGGTGGTGTATTGAGCAGACTATTTTTGGGCCTGATGACTGGAAACCCAATATGATTCTGGATGATGGTGGTGATCTGACCCAGATCATGCACGAGAAATATCCAGAAATGATGAAGGATATTCGCGGAATTTCCGAAGAGACTACCACTGGTGTTCATCGCTTGAACGAGATGGCGAAAAAAGGCATCCTGCTTGCTCCGGCCATTAACGTCAACGACTCTGTAACCAAATCAAAATTTGACAACCTCTACGGCTGCCGAGAGTCCCTCATTGATGGCGTTAAGCGCGCTACAGACGTGATGATTGCCGGTAAGGTTGGTGTGGTTGTTGGTTATGGTGATGTTGGTAAGGGCTGTGCTCAGGCCCTGCGCGGCATGGGCGCTATTGTCTATGTGACAGAGATTGATCCTATCTGCGCACTTCAGGCTGCTATGGAAGGCTTCAAGGTTGTGACTATGGAAGAAGCTGCTGCTGTTGGTGACATCTTTGTGACCTGCACCGGTAACTTGGGCGTCATTACCAGAGCCCATATGGATCAGATGAAAAATGAGGCCATTGTTTGTAATATTGGTCATTTTGATTCTGAGATAGATATTGCTGGTCTCAAGGATCTGGAGTGGGAGAATATCAAGCCCCAGGTAGATCATGTTATCTGGCCCGATGGCAAACGTATCATTGTGCTGGCTGAGGGCCGTTTGGTGAACCTTGGCTGCGCAACCGGTCATCCCAGCTTTGTCATGAGCAACTCCTTTACCAATCAGGTGTTGGCCCAGATTGAACTGTGGAATAACTACGCTCTCTATGAAAAACAGGTATATTTTTTGCCGAAGAAACTTGATGAGATGGTGGCACGCCTGCATTTGGAGAAAATCGGGGCTCATCTGACCGTTCTGAGTAAAGAGCAGGCTGATTATATTGGCGTTGATGTTGAAGGACCGTACAAGCCTGAATATTATCGTTATTGA
- the metK gene encoding methionine adenosyltransferase, whose protein sequence is MSSHLFTSESVSEGHPDKVADQISDAILDAILEQDAHARVACESLVTTGLAMIAGEITTSAWVDMPEIVRQTIRGIGYNSSDMGFDWQSCAVMTSIDKQSPDIAQGVDEGSGLDLDQGAGDQGLMFGYACDETKVLMPMPITYAHRLVKRQSEVRKNKVLPWLRPDAKSQVTIQYEDDIPKRIEAIVVSTQHSEDVSYADLKEGVMEEIIKPTLPAEMIDENTKYFINPTGRFVIGGPVGDCGVTGRKIIVDSYGGRGSHGGGAFSGKDPSKVDRSSSYMGRYVAKNIVAAGLASTVEVQVAYAIGIAQPVSINVKTFGTGKVSEERLVQLVGEVFDLRPKAIIQQLNLLRPIYKDTAAYGHFGRELPNFTWERTDKAEELKNAAGI, encoded by the coding sequence ATGTCAAGTCATCTTTTTACATCAGAATCTGTTTCCGAAGGCCATCCTGACAAGGTGGCTGATCAGATTTCTGATGCGATTCTCGATGCTATTCTGGAGCAAGATGCCCATGCTCGTGTTGCCTGTGAGAGCTTGGTGACAACCGGATTGGCCATGATTGCCGGAGAGATTACCACTTCAGCTTGGGTGGATATGCCGGAGATCGTCCGCCAGACTATCCGTGGTATTGGGTACAACTCATCTGATATGGGATTTGACTGGCAGTCTTGTGCTGTTATGACTTCCATTGATAAGCAATCACCAGATATTGCCCAGGGGGTAGATGAGGGGAGTGGCCTTGACCTGGATCAGGGTGCTGGTGACCAGGGTCTGATGTTCGGTTATGCCTGTGATGAGACTAAGGTCCTCATGCCCATGCCCATTACCTATGCGCATCGTCTGGTTAAGCGGCAGTCTGAAGTCCGGAAGAATAAGGTACTTCCTTGGCTTCGCCCTGATGCTAAGAGTCAGGTTACGATTCAGTATGAGGATGATATCCCTAAGCGCATTGAGGCAATCGTTGTTTCTACCCAGCATAGCGAGGATGTTTCCTACGCTGACCTGAAAGAAGGGGTGATGGAGGAGATCATTAAGCCCACCCTCCCTGCTGAGATGATTGACGAGAACACCAAGTATTTCATCAATCCAACGGGTCGCTTTGTTATCGGTGGACCTGTGGGCGATTGTGGTGTGACTGGCCGGAAGATCATTGTTGACTCCTATGGTGGTCGTGGTTCTCATGGTGGTGGCGCTTTCTCAGGTAAGGATCCGTCCAAAGTTGACCGTTCTTCCTCTTATATGGGTCGCTATGTGGCGAAAAATATTGTTGCTGCTGGCCTGGCCTCTACTGTTGAGGTGCAGGTAGCCTATGCTATTGGTATTGCTCAGCCTGTTTCTATTAATGTGAAGACTTTTGGTACGGGTAAGGTTTCTGAAGAGCGCTTGGTTCAGTTGGTTGGGGAGGTCTTTGACCTTCGTCCTAAGGCTATTATTCAACAGCTTAACCTGCTTCGTCCTATCTATAAGGATACAGCAGCTTATGGCCATTTTGGTCGCGAGTTGCCTAACTTCACCTGGGAACGAACCGACAAAGCTGAGGAGCTGAAAAACGCAGCAGGAATCTAA
- a CDS encoding aminotransferase class I/II-fold pyridoxal phosphate-dependent enzyme, giving the protein MPNEKMLSEHINSCNTPIYQTATYVFKDTEQVIQYHKGEVELGRYGRYSNPNWTEAEEHLARLDDAEEALLFSTGMNAIVTAMLTFIRSGDNIIFTGNCYRNTRTFFTSMLSDMGVTAYPVSSADPEQFDEVFLKQYRVLQPKIIFVEAPCNPHLYLVDIKKIRSIIHSDTLLVVDSTMSSPYNFKPLYFGADLVIHSCTKYLSGHGDIMAGSIAGSKELIRQVRAYRGVVGGIADPRCAALLNRSLKTFGLRMKHYNQAGMKLARYLEDSPYVDRVFYTGLESHPHADLAKKQLKGHGGVLSFDIKGDSQETARFVDTVQLPFMGSNFGTDTTLIEQCSVFTYYHYTGDERRELDISDSLIRLSLGYENVDLIIDDIETSFIKALPHIKQ; this is encoded by the coding sequence ATGCCTAATGAAAAGATGTTAAGTGAACACATCAATAGCTGCAACACCCCCATATATCAAACCGCGACATATGTCTTCAAAGACACGGAGCAGGTCATTCAATATCATAAGGGCGAGGTTGAGTTGGGACGTTACGGTCGCTACAGCAATCCCAATTGGACAGAGGCTGAAGAGCATCTCGCCCGGCTTGATGATGCGGAGGAAGCCTTACTGTTCTCCACAGGGATGAATGCCATTGTCACTGCAATGCTGACTTTTATACGATCTGGCGACAATATCATTTTTACGGGCAATTGCTACAGAAATACCCGAACCTTCTTTACTTCGATGCTTTCAGATATGGGAGTGACAGCCTATCCTGTCAGTAGTGCTGATCCTGAGCAATTTGATGAAGTTTTTTTAAAACAGTACAGGGTGTTACAGCCGAAAATAATCTTTGTGGAAGCTCCCTGCAATCCCCATCTCTATTTGGTAGATATAAAAAAAATCAGAAGTATTATTCATAGCGATACGTTGCTCGTTGTGGACAGTACTATGAGTTCTCCGTATAATTTCAAACCACTTTACTTCGGTGCTGATCTTGTTATTCATAGCTGCACTAAATATTTGAGTGGGCACGGCGATATAATGGCGGGCAGTATTGCCGGATCCAAGGAGTTAATCAGGCAGGTCAGAGCCTATAGAGGTGTCGTAGGAGGTATAGCGGACCCAAGATGCGCCGCCCTGCTCAATCGCAGTCTGAAAACTTTCGGCCTGCGTATGAAACACTATAATCAGGCAGGAATGAAACTTGCCCGTTATCTTGAAGACTCACCCTATGTTGATAGAGTCTTTTACACAGGGCTTGAAAGTCATCCCCATGCTGATTTGGCCAAGAAACAGCTTAAGGGGCATGGCGGAGTGCTTTCATTTGATATAAAGGGAGATTCTCAAGAAACGGCACGTTTCGTTGACACTGTGCAGCTTCCCTTTATGGGATCAAACTTCGGTACAGATACAACGCTGATCGAGCAGTGTTCCGTTTTTACATACTATCACTATACCGGTGATGAACGGAGGGAATTGGATATCAGTGATAGTTTGATCAGGCTCAGTCTCGGCTACGAGAATGTTGACCTGATCATTGATGATATAGAAACTTCGTTCATCAAAGCTCTCCCACATATCAAACAATGA
- the aepY gene encoding phosphonopyruvate decarboxylase, with protein MLTGEELCTIFQRYDLTYFCGVPDSTLKHWLHFLDQHRSQGLTNRIVSIERDAVGWAAGYHAATEKIGTVYLQNSGLGNIVNPVTSLLDPAVYNIPVLLLIGWRGRPGEPDEPQHSRMGAMTEGLLDLMGICYSLLPDTVQAAEQVVAEAKRFMTAENAPYALIVPRKTFAPSVGGQEEAASRQYELGREEALGILLKTLHKNNVIVATTGKLSRELFEYREAFGSGHAQDFLMVGSMGLASSFAAEIALQRPEQRVYILDGDGALLMNAGVLSTIGYYAPKNLVHLVFDNHAYDSTGGQPSTSSATDFARTALANSYREAATVSSAEELRDALTRLPGGDGPTMLVIKVRKGARPDLGRPTTSPVENKLAFMNQWGAYFPDEIRNRAEA; from the coding sequence ATGCTGACCGGTGAAGAGTTGTGTACAATTTTTCAACGTTATGATCTGACCTATTTCTGTGGTGTGCCTGACAGCACCTTGAAACACTGGCTGCATTTTTTGGATCAGCACCGCAGCCAAGGACTGACGAACAGAATTGTCTCTATTGAGCGGGATGCTGTCGGCTGGGCAGCCGGATATCATGCCGCCACCGAAAAAATCGGGACCGTGTATCTGCAGAATTCCGGTTTAGGCAATATTGTTAATCCGGTCACCTCGCTGCTTGACCCGGCAGTCTACAATATTCCTGTCCTGCTGCTGATCGGTTGGCGCGGTCGCCCCGGCGAACCCGACGAACCGCAGCATAGCAGGATGGGCGCAATGACAGAGGGCCTGCTCGACCTCATGGGTATCTGTTACAGTCTTCTTCCTGATACGGTGCAGGCTGCGGAACAAGTCGTGGCCGAGGCGAAACGTTTTATGACGGCAGAGAACGCACCGTATGCGCTGATTGTTCCGAGAAAGACCTTTGCCCCTTCAGTAGGGGGACAGGAGGAGGCTGCTTCCCGGCAGTACGAACTGGGGCGCGAGGAGGCACTCGGTATCCTGCTAAAAACGCTGCATAAAAATAATGTGATTGTCGCAACCACCGGAAAGCTCTCCAGAGAGCTGTTTGAATACCGTGAAGCTTTCGGATCCGGGCATGCGCAGGACTTTCTCATGGTCGGGTCTATGGGCCTAGCCTCTTCCTTTGCCGCTGAAATCGCCTTACAACGACCTGAGCAGAGAGTGTATATTCTGGACGGCGACGGTGCCCTGCTTATGAATGCGGGCGTGCTATCGACTATCGGGTATTATGCTCCCAAGAATCTTGTGCATCTGGTCTTTGATAATCATGCCTATGATTCGACCGGAGGCCAGCCGAGCACATCTTCCGCAACAGATTTTGCCCGGACTGCGCTGGCCAACAGTTACAGAGAGGCAGCAACCGTCTCTTCCGCCGAGGAACTGCGGGACGCTCTGACCCGACTGCCGGGAGGGGATGGACCAACCATGCTGGTTATCAAGGTCAGGAAAGGCGCACGACCGGATCTGGGGCGCCCAACAACATCGCCGGTTGAAAATAAGCTCGCCTTTATGAATCAATGGGGAGCTTATTTTCCTGATGAGATAAGAAACAGAGCGGAAGCCTGA
- the aepX gene encoding phosphoenolpyruvate mutase, producing the protein MSLKNLISPEQRRSKLKQVLQKKGVARIIEAHNGLSGLIANDACVRLQNEDSLEFDGLWESSFTDSASKGYPDAEIIGVESRLQTIEEILSVTNKPMIVDGDTGGEATHFEYFCSKLERIGVSAVIIEDKVFPKRNSLEAGARQDLEDPYVVATKIRRGKEILLSQDFMIMARLESLIANKGIDDAVKRAKVYLNAGADGIMIHSKQHEPDEIFRFAQEYAKICDALGFRKPLVCVPTTYNMITEQELVRQGFDIIIHANHLLRAAYAAMDKVCRTILKSGRSFEADPICAPVRQVFKTVGFMDVKEKDKTYNQIKICAVIPDAGPLNTALTDELGEMSASLIPLQDKTIIQHQVEVLNNVGICNVYLVAGFGSEEVTYQQIEKIYNPQYDLNSSLYALLCAEEYMLNGFVMIYSDVLFSEKIIREIFQMQQDIVLVIDHSYRHHPGETDKPDMETVIAKSTVSNEHYRMLNPLADMDVKMIGRTISRNRATHEFSGIAYFSEQGADILKNVYHEAQHKYAGGPFHEASTFETASVADIIQEIIDMGYPVNAYEVNQGWLEIRTVRDYQYALESLQC; encoded by the coding sequence ATGTCATTAAAAAATCTTATCAGTCCCGAACAACGTCGAAGTAAGCTGAAACAAGTTCTGCAAAAAAAAGGTGTTGCCCGAATCATTGAAGCTCATAACGGGTTAAGCGGATTGATCGCGAACGACGCCTGCGTTCGTTTGCAGAACGAAGACAGTTTGGAGTTTGACGGCTTGTGGGAGAGCAGTTTTACGGATTCCGCATCAAAAGGGTACCCGGATGCGGAGATAATCGGGGTTGAGTCGCGCCTGCAGACTATTGAAGAAATCTTGAGCGTCACCAACAAGCCCATGATTGTTGACGGCGATACCGGCGGCGAGGCAACGCATTTTGAATATTTCTGCTCCAAACTGGAACGTATCGGTGTGTCGGCAGTAATTATTGAAGATAAGGTCTTTCCTAAACGGAACAGCCTTGAGGCCGGAGCAAGGCAGGACCTGGAAGACCCGTACGTCGTTGCGACAAAAATTCGTCGAGGCAAGGAGATACTTTTATCCCAAGATTTTATGATTATGGCCCGTCTGGAGAGTCTTATTGCCAATAAGGGGATTGACGATGCCGTCAAGCGGGCAAAAGTCTATTTGAACGCCGGAGCGGACGGCATCATGATTCATTCCAAACAACATGAACCTGATGAAATTTTTCGTTTTGCCCAGGAATATGCAAAGATATGCGATGCATTAGGCTTCAGAAAGCCCTTAGTCTGTGTGCCCACCACCTATAATATGATCACGGAACAGGAGTTGGTGCGGCAGGGGTTTGATATTATCATCCATGCCAATCACCTGTTACGTGCAGCCTATGCGGCCATGGATAAGGTGTGTAGAACCATCCTGAAATCTGGGAGAAGCTTTGAAGCGGACCCAATCTGCGCACCTGTCAGGCAGGTTTTCAAGACCGTGGGCTTTATGGATGTGAAAGAAAAAGATAAGACCTATAATCAGATCAAAATTTGCGCTGTTATTCCTGATGCAGGCCCATTAAATACGGCGTTAACTGATGAACTCGGTGAAATGTCGGCCAGTTTGATTCCACTTCAGGATAAAACAATTATTCAGCACCAGGTAGAGGTCCTTAATAATGTAGGAATTTGCAATGTTTATTTGGTGGCAGGTTTCGGATCTGAGGAGGTTACCTATCAACAGATTGAAAAAATTTATAATCCTCAGTATGATCTGAACTCTTCGCTGTATGCCTTACTCTGCGCTGAAGAATATATGCTGAATGGATTTGTTATGATTTATTCAGACGTTTTGTTTTCCGAGAAAATCATCAGAGAAATTTTTCAGATGCAGCAGGACATTGTTCTGGTTATTGATCACAGTTATCGGCATCATCCAGGGGAGACAGACAAACCCGATATGGAAACGGTCATCGCAAAAAGCACTGTCAGTAATGAACATTATCGTATGCTGAATCCCTTAGCGGATATGGATGTCAAGATGATCGGACGAACAATTTCCCGAAACAGAGCAACCCATGAGTTTTCCGGGATTGCCTATTTTTCTGAACAGGGGGCTGACATTTTAAAAAACGTATATCATGAAGCACAGCATAAATATGCAGGCGGACCGTTTCATGAAGCCTCCACCTTCGAGACAGCTTCAGTCGCTGATATTATTCAGGAGATCATTGACATGGGCTATCCTGTCAATGCGTACGAGGTGAATCAGGGCTGGTTGGAGATTCGTACTGTTCGTGATTATCAATATGCCCTGGAGAGTCTGCAATGCTGA
- a CDS encoding class I SAM-dependent methyltransferase has product MTESMTEQNMQNACEEEFLNTDQADFFGKWAGGATTDSRKAATEYDCLSQVYEQQVAQWNYKCHEVAADLLKKFLPVQGRILDLGCGTGLAGEALAQQGYQHITGADISEKSLALAEKKKVYTELHRVDAQQQLPFADKIFDAVICTAVLTYIADPEPLLNEFCRIIRSQGYILFTNRTDIHSQRNYPSLLQAMEEQGMLEPAYLSPAMPYMPENPDYSDKIKIFYCLYKVLI; this is encoded by the coding sequence GTGACAGAATCGATGACAGAGCAGAACATGCAGAATGCCTGTGAAGAAGAATTTCTGAATACAGATCAGGCGGATTTCTTCGGAAAATGGGCAGGCGGAGCCACAACAGACAGTCGGAAAGCTGCAACGGAATACGACTGTCTCTCCCAAGTGTATGAGCAGCAGGTGGCGCAGTGGAACTATAAATGTCATGAAGTGGCGGCTGATCTGCTGAAGAAATTCCTTCCTGTGCAGGGAAGAATTCTGGACCTTGGCTGCGGCACAGGGCTTGCCGGAGAAGCCCTTGCCCAACAGGGTTATCAGCACATAACTGGAGCAGACATTTCCGAGAAATCGCTGGCCCTTGCTGAAAAGAAAAAAGTGTATACAGAGCTGCATCGGGTGGATGCCCAACAGCAGCTGCCCTTTGCGGATAAGATCTTTGATGCGGTTATCTGCACAGCAGTGCTCACCTATATTGCAGATCCCGAGCCCCTGCTGAACGAATTCTGCAGAATTATACGATCGCAGGGCTATATACTGTTTACCAACCGCACCGATATCCATAGTCAACGCAACTATCCTTCTCTGCTGCAGGCAATGGAAGAGCAGGGGATGCTTGAGCCCGCCTATCTGTCTCCTGCCATGCCGTATATGCCGGAAAACCCCGATTACAGCGATAAGATAAAAATATTTTACTGTCTGTACAAAGTGCTTATATGA
- a CDS encoding class I SAM-dependent methyltransferase: MSKYEDYHATAANYDQTRTPAGLEILLGCFAANPRPLSEQTVLDAGCGTGTCIRMLSDKIGCLHGLELNKNMLRRAQENLQGIRNVHLRHGKLPELPYEAESFDGLMCNQVLHHLGSGRSNSAFPELTRLLQEAFRVLRPNGVIVLNTSSRKQLRDGFWWADLIPRAVDRIAVRFPPITEIEASFRAAGFHSAGRLVPLHEVLQGQGYLDPQGPLKKSYRDGDSTWSLAEQEELDAALERVRTMNAQGTMAAYLEQREALRRNIGQATFVFARKA, from the coding sequence ATGAGTAAGTATGAAGACTATCATGCCACAGCAGCAAACTATGACCAGACCCGAACACCTGCCGGGCTTGAAATCCTTCTGGGCTGCTTTGCGGCAAATCCCCGCCCCTTATCTGAACAAACGGTTTTAGACGCAGGTTGCGGCACCGGGACCTGCATCAGGATGTTGAGCGATAAGATCGGCTGTCTGCACGGTCTGGAGCTGAATAAAAATATGCTGCGCCGGGCGCAGGAGAATCTGCAGGGAATCCGAAATGTTCATCTGAGGCACGGAAAACTGCCGGAACTTCCTTATGAAGCGGAAAGCTTTGACGGCCTGATGTGCAATCAGGTTTTGCATCATCTCGGGTCCGGCCGGTCGAACAGCGCATTTCCTGAGCTGACCCGATTGTTGCAGGAAGCCTTTCGTGTGCTGCGCCCGAACGGGGTTATTGTCCTGAACACAAGCAGCCGGAAGCAGCTGCGCGATGGCTTCTGGTGGGCGGACCTGATTCCCCGGGCCGTAGACCGCATTGCCGTGCGCTTTCCTCCCATAACCGAGATTGAAGCAAGCTTCCGGGCTGCAGGCTTTCACTCTGCGGGCAGGCTCGTGCCTTTGCATGAAGTCCTGCAGGGGCAAGGCTATCTGGACCCGCAGGGGCCTCTGAAAAAAAGCTATCGTGACGGTGATTCGACGTGGTCTTTAGCAGAGCAGGAGGAACTGGATGCGGCTTTGGAACGGGTCCGCACAATGAATGCTCAAGGCACGATGGCTGCGTATCTTGAGCAGAGGGAGGCATTACGAAGAAATATAGGGCAGGCAACCTTTGTGTTTGCCCGCAAAGCATAA